From a single Raphanus sativus cultivar WK10039 chromosome 3, ASM80110v3, whole genome shotgun sequence genomic region:
- the LOC108845000 gene encoding uncharacterized mitochondrial protein AtMg00300-like codes for MCMEDYEGQLDDTEHDVNFSGGAWRVKKGSMVVARGHKRDTLYMTTSYQDTIVVVENAKQTKLWHCRWVHMSEKGMKLMIENGALPDLKTVDHQMCESCILGKQKRASFSKGGREPKS; via the exons ATGTGTATGGAAGATTACGAAG GTCAACTTGATGATACGGAGCACGATGTCAACTTTAGTGGTGGAGCCTGGAGGGTCAAGAAAGGTTCTATGGTGGTGGCAAGAGGTCATAAAAGAGACACTCTTTATATGACGACGAGTTATCAAGATACTATTGTTGTTGTCGAGAATGCCAAACAGACCAAGTTGTGGCATTGTAGGTGGGTGCACATGAGTGAGAAAGGGATGAAACTCATGATAGAAAATGGCGCTCTTCCGGATCTGAAGACGGTGGATCATCAGATGTGTGAAAGTTGCATTCTTGGAAAGCAGAAACGGGCTAGTTTCTCTAAAGGAGGAAGAGAGCCAAAATCTTAG
- the LOC108844165 gene encoding LOW QUALITY PROTEIN: ATP synthase subunit delta, chloroplastic (The sequence of the model RefSeq protein was modified relative to this genomic sequence to represent the inferred CDS: inserted 1 base in 1 codon) produces the protein MASLQQTMFSLQSKLPPSSFHIGGSLPLRKTTLPLRIRGGNAXGARMSATAAGSYAMALADVAKRNDTLELTSADVEKLENVFSDPQVLNFFANPTVEVEKKRLVIDEIVKASSLQSHTSNFLNLLVDANRVDIVTDIVKEFEIVYNKITDTQLAEVRSVVKLEPPQLAQIAKQVQKLTGAKNVRVKTVLDPSLVAGFTIRYGDSGSKLIDMSVKKQLEDIAAQLELGEIQLAA, from the exons ATGGCGTCTCTTCAGCAAACTATGTTCTCTCTGCAGTCCAAACTCCCTCCCTCATCTTTCCACATCGGAGGATCTCTCCCTCTGCGAAAGACAACCTTACCCCTCCGAATCAGAGGCGGAAACG GCGGAGCAAGAATGTCAGCCACTGCTGCAGGAAGCTACGCGATGGCTCTCGCGGACGTCGCGAAGAGGAACGACACTCTCGAGCTCACGAGCGCCGACGTGGAGAAGCTCGAGAACGTCTTCTCGGACCCGCAGGTGCTCAACTTCTTCGCCAACCCAACCGTCGAGGTCGAGAAGAAGCGTCTCGTGATCGACGAGATCGTCAAAGCGTCCTCTCTCCAGAGCCACACCTCCAACTTCCTCAACCTCCTGGTCGACGCGAACCGGGTCGACATCGTGACGGACATCGTGAAAGAGTTCGAGATTGTGTACAACAAGATAACGGACACGCAGCTGGCGGAGGTTAGGTCGGTGGTGAAGCTGGAGCCGCCGCAGCTCGCTCAGATCGCGAAGCAGGTTCAGAAGCTGACCGGAGCCAAGAACGTGAGGGTTAAGACGGTTCTTGATCCGAGTCTTGTCGCTGGGTTTACGATTCGGTATGGTGACTCCGGGTCGAAGCTTATTGATATGAGTGTGAAGAAGCAGCTTGAGGATATCGCTGCTCAGCTAGAGCTCGGTGAGATTCAGTTAGCTGCATGA